CGTGGACACGTCGTAATAGAGGTTTCCGCCGGACATATAGGTATGACCGTTCGCTTCGATGCGCTTTATCAATTCGATCATATCGGAAACGTGATCGGTCGCTTTGCATACGACGTCGGGGCGGCGGATATTGAGCGCGTCCAAATCTTTAAAAAACGCATCCGTATAAAACTGCGCGACTTCGAGTACCGATTGATGGCGCTCTTTCGCAGTCTTTACGATTTTATCTTCGCCCGAATCGTCGTCGCCCGTAAGGTGCCCGATATCGGTGATGTTCATGACGTGCTTTTTATCGTAGCCGAGGTAGGAAAGCGTGCGATCGAGTATGTCGAGAAACACGTATGCGCGCAGGTTTCCGATGTGCGCGTAATTATACACCGTCGGGCCGCAGCCGTAAAAGCCGACGAAGCCCGGCGTAATCGGCACGAAATCCTGCATTTCCCGTCCCATCGTATTGAATACCCGTAATCCCATAAGCAATCCCTATCGAAAAGTATAAACGTTTTCAGTATACTGTAGCGTAATGACAAGCATACGCGAAACGGCTGAAAAATTCAATACGGACGATTTTAAAGGCCGCATCCTCTTTTCCGAAACGATGGCGAATCACACGACGTTCCGCATCGGAGGGCCGGCGCCTCTTTTTATAGCACCCTTCGATGTTCCCTCTCTCCGCTTTGCGCTTTCGGTTTTAAAGACCGATGCCGTGCCCTATTTCGTACTCGGAGGGGGAAGCAATATCGTCGTGTCGGACAAGGGCTTTGAAGGCGCCGTCGTTTCGATGAGCGCTCTCTGTCATATCGAAGCCGACGGAGAATATGTCGCCTCGGGCGCGGGAGCTTCCGTTTCGTCCGTCGTTTCGTTTTGCACGGAGCATTCTCTTTCGGGGCTTGAAGCGTTTGCGGGGCTTCCCGGAAGCGCGGGCGGCGCGGTATATATGAACGCAAGATGCTTCGACGTATCCGTAAGCGATGTCCTTTCCGAAGTCCGCTATATCGATTGCGAAACGCTCGAAGAAAAAACCTACCGCTTCAACGCAGCGGATTGGGATTATAAAATCTCGCCCTTTCAAAATACGCCTCGAATCGTCACGTGCGCGGTTTTTAAAACACGGAGACTTTCCGAAGACAAAAAAAACGAAATCGAGGCGCGCTGCAAAACCTGCGTCGCAGAGCGAAGCGCAAAGGGGCATTATAAATTTCCGAGCGCCGGAAGCGTGTTCAAAAACAACCGCGCATTCGGAAAGCCGTCCGGAAAAATCATCGACGAAGCGGGATTGAAAGGCATGCGCTCGGGCGGCGCTCAAGTCGCTCCGTGGCACGGAAACTTTATCGTAAACACGGGAGGAGCGACGGCGGCGGACGTACGCGCTCTTGCCGATCGCATCGTCGAAATCGTGCGGCAAAAGACGGGATTTACGCTCGAATGCGAAATACTATTTTGCGGAATACGGTAAAGATACGCTCGATTTATGCCGATTTTAAAGATTGACAAACAGGGCAGTGGAATTTATACTTATAAAACAGAGGGCGAATCGAATTGCTGCAATTATCATTTGTAAATTTTAGAAAAGGATCTTACCTCGTCGTCGAAGGAAAGGCAGAAAGCGATCGCTTCTTTATCATTCAAAGCGGCAATGTCCGTTGTTTTAAAGCGACCGATACGCCCGGCGGCCCGATTAAACTCCTCGGCCCGGGTGACTTTGTCGGCGTTATCCCCTGTATGTCGGGGCATTCGCAAATCGAAACCGTTATCGCCATCACCGACGTCACCGGTATTTCCGTCCGCCGCGATCAATACCCCGAACTCATCATGCGCAATACGCCCGTCGCCATGAAGATCATCCGTACCTTTGCAAACGGCATGAGAGCGATGAACGAAACGCTGACAAAGCTGACGCTCAACAATGTCGTCGCCGACACACCCGAGCACATATTCGACGTCGCCGACTATTACGATAAAGCGGGTTTTTCCGACATCGCGGTATACGCCTATTATCAATACCTCAAAGCCTGTCCGCGCGGCATCAACGCGGGGCGCGCAAAAGAGCGTTTTATCGTGCTCAAAGAGCGCACGCATGCGGTGTATTTCGAATCGACGCCCGACCTCATGCGCGTCTATCCGAAAAGCACGATGATATTTTCCGAAAGCCAAAACGGCCCGGACATGTTTATCATCCAGGAAGGGCAGGTGAAGATTTCGAAAGTCGTCGACGGCAACGAAGTGACGCTCGCTATGCTGAAAAAAGGCGATATGTTCGGTGAAATGGCGCTGCTCGAAAACAAGCCGCGATCGGCGAGCGCGATCGCGCACGAACCGTGCAAACTCATGGCGGTAAACCGGCAAAACTTCGATTTGATGGTCGCAACCCAGCCCCAGCTCATTTCGCGCTTGACGACGATGCTCGCCGACCGCTTGTGGTCGATGTACCGTCAGATAGACAACGCGAACCTGCACGATCCGCTGCACAAACTCATCGACATCCTCGCGCTGCAAGTCGAAAAAACGAAAATCAATCTTTCTCAGCAAAACGTTCAGTATCAAACGGATTTGACGCCCTACGATTTGGCGAATATGTGCGGGATCCCGAAGGAGCAGCAGGCCGAAAGCCTTATTCGATTGCAGTCCGATTCCCATGTCCGTTTTGTCAACGGAAAAATTCTCGTGCCCGACTGCCGCGAACTCGTAAAACAGGCGGCCTTTTACCGCAAACAAAACAACAACGCGTAGCGGGGCGCGTAACGCGGAGTTTTCGATGAAAAAAACGATCGCAGCTGCGTTGTTATTTTTTGCATCTCTCTTTGCTCTGTGTGCGCAAAAAGCGCTTCCACGCGGTTACGGCGGAATCCGTCTCGGTATGACGCTCGACGAAGTAAAAGAACGCTTGAAAAAAAACGGCGAGTTCGGTTACCACGGCGATCGGGACGTGTCGCTGCTTCCCGGAGAAAACCGCGTGCTCATAGAAACCGATGCAAAGGCGCGGGGCGTTTCGTCTTTTCTCGAGCGGTGCTATTTTCAGTTTTACAAGGACCGCCTCTATATTATGATCATCAATGTCGATCGGGAGCGCATGGATCACTACAGTATTTTCAGCGCACTGTGCAAAAAATACGGAAACCCGACCTCTCTGTCGCCCGAAAAATCGGAGTGGAAATCGGATACCGTGACGATGAGCCTCGAGCGGCCGCTTGCGATCAAATATGTAGACACGAAAGTTTTCGACGAATTGAACGCCGCATCCCTCGTTCCGCTTTCGGCTGCCGAAATGACGCGCGAACTCTTTTTGGACGCGCTGTGATAGAGCGTTTGTGCGGCGCGAAAGCACACGAAAAAAGGAAAAATTATCGATGGAAAAATCAACGATCTGTAAAATTAGCGAAAAAACGGCCGGCCGAAAAAACGGCGTGCGCGCTTTGCTTTTTGCGGCCGCCTCTCTCTTTTTCCTGTCCTGTGCGGACGAGCCCATGGAAGTCCAAACCCTTACGCTTAAAAGAGCCGACGGCGGCACGACGGTGAGCGTCCGTGCGGAAATAGCGAGTACCCCTGCCCAGCAGAGCAGGGGTTTTATGAAGCGCAAACGCATTCCCGACGGTACGGGAATGCTCTTCGTGTTTGCCAAAGACGAGGTTCTTTCATTTTGGATGATGAATACGCCGCATCCGCTTTCGATCGCGTACATCGATTCGAGCGGACGCATCCGCGACATATACGACATGACGCCGTTCAGCCTTGCGCCGGTTAAGAGCACGGTGAGCGTGCGCTATGCTCTCGAAGTGCCCCGAGGCTGGTTCGATCGCGTCAATATAAAAGTCGGCGATACGCTCGCCCTCGATTTCGACACGCACGCACAGTAGGTAAGCCGGCAGCACAGGACGCGAAATGCAAATGACTCGGTACGCGGGTACGTTATTCAGCCTTATGCGCTTGTATTTTCGCGCACTTGCACCGTGCGTGCGGCTTTTCGAAGCGCGCGCATCCGCACTTATGAATTTTCCGATTGTTCCAATTTCAATAATTCCGCCGCCGCGATTTTATCGTCCGGGTCGATTTCAAGCGCCGCCGCAAAATACTGTTTCGCTTTTTCGACGTCGTTTTCTTTTAACGCGACGAATCCCAAATTCGATATGATTTTCGTATTTTCGGGATCGAGCGACAGTGCGCGCGAAAGATAGCGCTTCGCTCCCGCGAAATCGTTTTGTTCCATGCGGCAGATCGCAAGCTCGTTGCAAGTATCGCAGTTCGTCTCTCCTCCGGGACACGAAAGCGATTCCAAAAACGCCTGTTCCGCATCTCCGTAGCGTCCGAGCCTGCGAAGTCCCCAGCCGAGCAAAAACCACGCGTTCCACACTTTTTGATTTGTTTTGATAAATTGTTTGATTTCTTCGAGCCCCTTTTCTTCCTGTCCCGACGAAATCAAATCGTAGGCTGTTTTGAAGTGGGCGTCGTCCATGTTTTGATTGCGGATATTGTCGACGATTTCCTGAGCGCGCTCTTTTTTGTATATACCGTTTTCGCCGAGCGCATCGTCGCTTACGTCGCAGGTGAGCGCGATATAGGTTTCAAAGCAGTCTTTCGCTTCGCGGTATGCGTATTGTTTGAGGTAAAAAAATCCCGCATTGAAAAACGCATCGGGGATCGCGGGTTCGGCATCCATCGCCGCTTTGTAATAGGCGAGCGCATCGCTGTCGTAGGCGTCGGCGTCTTCATGCAATCCCGAGCGGCGGTACGAGTTTGCGCGTTCGTCGAAAAAAAGCGCCGTATTGAGCACGGTCGTCATATCGTCGGGGTCGAGGCCGCGAAGCGCCGCGAACATTTCTTCTGCGATATCGTAATCTTCGTTTTTCGCTTTTAAAATCGCCGCTTCGGAAAGCTCCCGTTTGATATTCGGCCGCGCTTTTTGCAGCAGCGAACGGTAATAGTCCGTGTGCTCGTTGTGTTTGTCGTAGGCGAGCACGGTGAGGATGCCCGCGAGGATCTGCTCCTGCGTCAATTCTTCGGCATTGAAGGTGCCGGGCGCGTCCCTGTCTTTTTTTTGCACCGGCAGCGGGATTTCCGGATCGATGCGCATCGCATTTCGGGACAGCTGAAAATCTTCGGGGAGTTTGATGTAATAAATCGTATCGAGTTGGCTTATAGAATCCATATTATTTTCCTGACATTGCATTTGAAATATTTTGTACCGATGTGCCGCGCCGGGCTGCCGCATTGAGGCGCGCTTTCAGCGCAGCGGCTGCCTGTTCGACCGTCTGAGTCGGTACGCTTTGCGTTTGAGAAGACGCATCGAGGATATTTTTTTTCGCCATGGTGAGGTAATCGTTGATGTGCAGCTTGTATACGGCAGGCACGGCTTTTTCATCGAATTGTATACTCGCCGTGACGATGCCCTGCCTGCCTTCTGCGAAGTCTGCGCTGACGATCGCCCCGCGTATGTCGACCGTTTCGACCGGATCGTCGAAACCGATGCGCAGCACGGTTTTTTTGCCGCTTACGAATTTCGGTACGCCGAGCAAAAGAATTTTTGCGCCTGAAAACGACAGGTCGCGCAGGATGCACTTGCGCGGGACGTTTTGCACGTAGACTATCGTATCTTCTTTTTCGATACCGAGCCGGTGCCGCGCTTCACCTGTCATGACGATGCGCTCTTCTTTGCGCTGTATGAAATTGATGTCCGCTTCGATGAGCGCGCCGATCTTTACGATAAAATCGTCGGGCGGCCGCTGTGTATAGGTGAGCGTAACGACGGCGAGGTCTTTCGAATCCGCGTACTGCGCGACGTCCGTCACTTTTCCTGCGATAAAAAAACTCATCGTTTCCGTACCCTTGTCGATAAAAAAACAAAAGCGCAGATTGATCGGCGGAGCGTTTTTTCGCGTGATGAGCGCGAACGCGCCTCCCGCCCTGCCGAGAATTACCTTTGCCGATTTGAGTGACGTTGAATTGATAATGCACGGCCATTGATTGCCGCCGCATTTGATGTATATTTCACGGGGAGCGATGCGGAGCGTGTGCAGAATTTCGCGAGTAAAAATCACTTCTT
This Treponema socranskii subsp. buccale DNA region includes the following protein-coding sequences:
- a CDS encoding DUF192 domain-containing protein; protein product: MEKSTICKISEKTAGRKNGVRALLFAAASLFFLSCADEPMEVQTLTLKRADGGTTVSVRAEIASTPAQQSRGFMKRKRIPDGTGMLFVFAKDEVLSFWMMNTPHPLSIAYIDSSGRIRDIYDMTPFSLAPVKSTVSVRYALEVPRGWFDRVNIKVGDTLALDFDTHAQ
- a CDS encoding tetratricopeptide repeat protein, with amino-acid sequence MDSISQLDTIYYIKLPEDFQLSRNAMRIDPEIPLPVQKKDRDAPGTFNAEELTQEQILAGILTVLAYDKHNEHTDYYRSLLQKARPNIKRELSEAAILKAKNEDYDIAEEMFAALRGLDPDDMTTVLNTALFFDERANSYRRSGLHEDADAYDSDALAYYKAAMDAEPAIPDAFFNAGFFYLKQYAYREAKDCFETYIALTCDVSDDALGENGIYKKERAQEIVDNIRNQNMDDAHFKTAYDLISSGQEEKGLEEIKQFIKTNQKVWNAWFLLGWGLRRLGRYGDAEQAFLESLSCPGGETNCDTCNELAICRMEQNDFAGAKRYLSRALSLDPENTKIISNLGFVALKENDVEKAKQYFAAALEIDPDDKIAAAELLKLEQSENS
- a CDS encoding Crp/Fnr family transcriptional regulator, which gives rise to MLQLSFVNFRKGSYLVVEGKAESDRFFIIQSGNVRCFKATDTPGGPIKLLGPGDFVGVIPCMSGHSQIETVIAITDVTGISVRRDQYPELIMRNTPVAMKIIRTFANGMRAMNETLTKLTLNNVVADTPEHIFDVADYYDKAGFSDIAVYAYYQYLKACPRGINAGRAKERFIVLKERTHAVYFESTPDLMRVYPKSTMIFSESQNGPDMFIIQEGQVKISKVVDGNEVTLAMLKKGDMFGEMALLENKPRSASAIAHEPCKLMAVNRQNFDLMVATQPQLISRLTTMLADRLWSMYRQIDNANLHDPLHKLIDILALQVEKTKINLSQQNVQYQTDLTPYDLANMCGIPKEQQAESLIRLQSDSHVRFVNGKILVPDCRELVKQAAFYRKQNNNA
- a CDS encoding PilZ domain-containing protein, with product MAIATNQQIAHYYDSYSDKEVIFTREILHTLRIAPREIYIKCGGNQWPCIINSTSLKSAKVILGRAGGAFALITRKNAPPINLRFCFFIDKGTETMSFFIAGKVTDVAQYADSKDLAVVTLTYTQRPPDDFIVKIGALIEADINFIQRKEERIVMTGEARHRLGIEKEDTIVYVQNVPRKCILRDLSFSGAKILLLGVPKFVSGKKTVLRIGFDDPVETVDIRGAIVSADFAEGRQGIVTASIQFDEKAVPAVYKLHINDYLTMAKKNILDASSQTQSVPTQTVEQAAAALKARLNAAARRGTSVQNISNAMSGK
- the murB gene encoding UDP-N-acetylmuramate dehydrogenase, with protein sequence MTSIRETAEKFNTDDFKGRILFSETMANHTTFRIGGPAPLFIAPFDVPSLRFALSVLKTDAVPYFVLGGGSNIVVSDKGFEGAVVSMSALCHIEADGEYVASGAGASVSSVVSFCTEHSLSGLEAFAGLPGSAGGAVYMNARCFDVSVSDVLSEVRYIDCETLEEKTYRFNAADWDYKISPFQNTPRIVTCAVFKTRRLSEDKKNEIEARCKTCVAERSAKGHYKFPSAGSVFKNNRAFGKPSGKIIDEAGLKGMRSGGAQVAPWHGNFIVNTGGATAADVRALADRIVEIVRQKTGFTLECEILFCGIR